The following coding sequences are from one Eucalyptus grandis isolate ANBG69807.140 chromosome 11, ASM1654582v1, whole genome shotgun sequence window:
- the LOC104427137 gene encoding protein ACCELERATED CELL DEATH 6 — protein MNNALAAPKTAVRQEPKDLYAAASKLTAIIEDADVEEFISVIEKLDDQTDPWVIFNSQVSSRGSLLHIAAERRQDNILRLLLDHVADHRIASKNDWGDTPLHMAAKAGACGAAGMLIRQAKDKNQILRMKNKRGNTALHEAVLIRNVEMACLLWKEDSEPMYLENAERKSPLYLALDTGNSEILQELFSSSLEPSSIQGLSPVHGAVVRGQYDLLSKIHAMNMKLFAMTDSGGGNLFHFAAHTNRIQVFKLLEQGAEYLANDRDNKGDLPIHIASKMGHVHLIEKLLPVSGLLNRQGQTILHVAAKYGRSSAVKYMLKHPNLGKLINKRDHDGNTPSHLAAMHSHPATLILLVLDERRDQFCLNHELLTALDIALDGIKRDCTLRKVLAVMVLGSEPYVSKDLLVLRPEARDEAFIELGKKKPNRDHVKDVNNTHLLVATLVATVTFAAGFAVPGGFNSSDMASEDDRGMATMLDNRKFQAFTICNTIAMLCSMTAVVNLMWAQQKDVNVAIAANQQTKLLLKIAFPAMFAAFLTGVTLTVGKHPWLANTMFYLGIIFLLIFSGAKLLEYPPFFKSHHRPIRFLKHWLVLAHIVLWGVETNILDDMEEDSVTVTRFRD, from the exons ATGAATAATGCTCTGGCGGCTCCAAAAACCGCGGTGCGGcaagagccaaaagatttgTATGCAGCTGCCAGCAAACTGACGGCTATTATCGAAGACGCCGATGTGGAAGAGTTCATTTCCGTGATTGAAAAGCTTGATGATCAAACAGATCCATGGGTCATTTTCAATTCCCAGGTGTCGTCGAGGGGTTCACTACTCCACATTGCAGCTGAGAGACGCCAGGACAACATCCTAAGACTCCTGCTTGATCATGTAGCCGACCACCGCATAGCCAGCAAAAATGATTGGGGAGATACCCCCCTCCACATGGCCGCCAAGGCCGGGGCATGTGGAGCTGCCGGAATGTTGATTCGCCAGGCAAAAGACAAGAACCAGATCCTGAGGATGAAAAACAAACGTGGAAACACCGCTTTGCACGAGGCCGTGCTTATAAGAAACGTCGAAATGGCGTGCCTTTTGTGGAAAGAAGATTCGGAGCCCATGTATTTGGAGAACGCGGAACGGAAATCTCCCCTATACCTGGCCCTCGACACCGGCAACTCTGAGATACTTCAGGAATTATTTTCATCTTCGCTCGAACCATCGTCGATACAAGGGTTGTCACCCGTTCATGGTGCCGTTGTGCGTGGTCAATATG ATCTACTCTCCAAGATACACGCAATGAACATGAAGCTATTTGCAATGACTGACTCCGGAGGCGgtaatttatttcattttgcaGCTCACACAAATCGGATCCAAGTGTTCAAACTCTTAGAACAGGGAGCCGAATATTTGGCCAATGATCGGGACAATAAAGGGGATCTTCCCATTCATATTGCGAGCAAGATGGGTCATGTTCACCTAATTGAGAAGTTACTTCCAGTATCAGGGTTGCTAAACAGGCAAGGACAAACCATTCTTCATGTCGCAGCAAAATATGGGAGAAGTTCGGCAGTGAAATATATGCTCAAACACCCAAATCTGGGgaagttaataaataaaagagatcaTGATGGAAATACACCTTCGCACTTGGCCGCGATGCATTCACACCCTGCTACTTTGATTCTTCTTGTGCTGGATGAAAGAAGAGACCAATTCTGTCTCAACCACGAATTGTTGACTGCTCTTGACATTGCTCTAGATGGCATCAAAAGGGACTGTACACTTCGGAAG GTACTGGCAGTCATGGTGTTGGGATCTGAGCCATATGTAAGCAAAGACTTACTTGTACTTAGGCCGGAAGCCCGAGATGAAGCGTTTATAGAGTTGGGCAAAAAGAAGCCAAACAGGGACCACGTGAAGGATGTGAACAATACCCATCTGCTGGTGGCAACGCTTGTGGCCACTGTGACTTTCGCAGCCGGTTTTGCGGTTCCTGGAGGATTTAACAGCTCCGACATGGCCTCCGAAGATGACAGGGGCATGGCTACGATGCTGGACAATAGAAAGTTTCAGGCCTTCACGATTTGTAACACCATCGCGATGCTCTGCTCAATGACCGCAGTTGTCAACCTCATGTGGGCGCAGCAAAAAGACGTCAACGTGGCGATAGCTGCAAACCAGCAAACAAAACTGCTGCTAAAAATTGCATTTCCAGCGATGTTCGCCGCTTTCTTAACTGGTGTCACATTGACCGTTGGCAAACACCCTTGGCTTGCTAACACCATGTTTTATTTGGGAATCATTTTCCTCCTCATTTTCTCAGGTGCTAAATTGTTAGAGTACCCTCCCTTCTTTAAAAGCCACCATCGTCCCATCCGCTTTCTGAAACACTGGCTTGTTCTCGCTCACATTGTTTTATGGGGCGTTGAGACGAACATTTTGGACGACATGGAGGAGGACAGTGTCACGGTCACAAGGTTCCGTGACTAA